From Parambassis ranga chromosome 9, fParRan2.1, whole genome shotgun sequence, the proteins below share one genomic window:
- the LOC114440734 gene encoding protein mono-ADP-ribosyltransferase PARP14-like isoform X1, with the protein MEECPPVTVRGDWTPVQSKTLKNKLQLYFQSRKKSGGGDCRVEVQDGGRAAVYFLSEEVRQRVLDRKHHELLLDNQTVPLQLSPAASSSSGDASDSPADSKSQKSQVGPEHESGAEKDDSAFAQSTAVLLENIADDMSRDLLSMLVESVSGLDEDGYRLEVICESNRAVVTFSRPADVQRFITASQTSTKMQRLGLMARPLEVPRSVRVESLPPNVVKDMLELYFEKMWVLPESITMIPEEGAAVVSFTDPKVAESICVKEDHVMRSIPIKVYPYSESLATALYGKERPTWRTPEAFTESVHHAVWKFLLMKNLSKNINDQMRPYFCSVDLEEPEVKLRPVPGFLRQRGLTAAQVNDWPHNVRDAFCQLMSQYSAFECPVTPAAWKAAEKDVRLVVREDAVLVLDASRGMLTVAGRADDIKLIRPPVENLVLQAVTHSERQTNGISEVMSMSPAWFYILKQDGLLKAALDISSEMTLSYDEGPQALTLTGLPAEVYKAKAWILERNANMSKKTLSVPSGLLQFLKTVDSMDMSNDLFTSQGICAIYIIESKEVLLLGTSSRVLADAESKMKEALSFQVLNVEDQEVVKLHSWGDLKQQLLDSYNYPKKTTVTIQENPEDKVTVAGFQNPVKEVSHSLREFIMNYSRFQDSLRVESCAVAQFIDRRRTQDCSRISKDHEVSVHFDSERPRIVLAGARLHVQRAKSCFQDLVSALHTDTLTVDKPGAKKYFQADGSLLLSTILTDFSCVVVLRPEMQEEEEEENFEEERTLCYCKVQTSSGVLISVSKADICSLRVDAVVNAANEDLKHIGGVALALLSAAGPQLQTASNDYVARNGRLSPGEATVTDAFNLPCKYVVHAVGPRFSQFDKMASVSLLKMAVKESLKQAGSVRCSTVALPAISSGVFGFPVDLCADAIAQAVREYCDGPRGPGSLTEIHLVDNNDNTSRVLAAAINTGFFDLGPTMTVPQQDAGRASSGSFQGGRGKGRGQSQPSRCQFVKRRGKGGRGAGAHEHQQSIGGGQSPRRNTRHTGPARIEETTAEGLTIVLCQGNIQEQTTDVIVNTIAENMNLDQGAVSKALLEAAGPSLQLAVRSAAGVASLQQGEVVITDGCKLACHKVFHAVCPFWDNGRGQAEKGLMTIIRYCLKEAEKLQMASLSFPAIGTGNLSFPRDVVSRVLLTEVRSFSRRSPRCLREVVIVVHASDSHTVDCFSREFKGQTVPRSSQHEAAGQPPPSQSQRSVAYFGPVLSPSLGVYQMQMGQLTLEVSSGDITKETSDVIVNSSNQDFSLKLGVSKAILDGAGLMVELECAQIVNAPGYQPRAMIMTSGGQLPCRSIIHAVGQKDPAKIKELVYSVLTVCEDNKAPSVSFPALGTGQGGASPSAVANAMVEAVVEFVRKKQPRFTRIVKILIFQTTMMAEFHRSMKSRQGEEVEEKSIFAKFKDSVTSFFEGRMEEQPGADDLVLEREEFEPTVFELCANNNKAVSQAKQRIQDLIVREQAERTIPGPYIGQLSQADIKELNALQGKLTVNIRLDRGQDQEPRIHMEGLTRDVLTAEAAVRDIIHRVERKENLRSKALLLGGLVEWQFEHHGGVMVPFDMYNNLSLEEALEKKQSVKININNQAFIAEPAHKKARSADGRTKVQLLRREVKADDGALPPHWDDMKGAIVKLFTVAPQSQEYNEVEQELTKTGLSVSIISIERVQNTTLWKSYQLLKQQLEAKNQHTHNEKLLFHGTGAKSIDLINNKGFNRSYAGAHGAMYGNGSYFAVDPSYSAQRYATVDQQGRRRMYQARVLVGDYTNGKSGLITPPSKSGVAADLYDSVTDNTANPNMFVVFNDIQAYPEYLITFT; encoded by the exons ATGGAGGAATGTCCGCCGGTGACCGTGCGGGGGGACTGGACTCCGGTTCAGTCCAAAACCCTGAAGAACAAACTGCAGCTTTACTTCCAGAGCAGGAAGAAGTCCGGCGGAGGAGACTGCCGGGTGGAGGTGCAGGACGGAGGCAGAGCCGCAGTGTACTTCCTGTCAGAGGAGg tgaggCAGCGAGTCCTGGACAGGAAACATCATGAACTCCTGCTGGACAATCAGACCGTCCCCCTGCAGCTGAGTCCTGCAGCA agCTCCTCCAGCGGTGACGCCTCAG ACTCGCCGGCTGATTCAAAGTCTCAGAAGTCTCAAGTTGGACCTGAACATGAAAGTGGTGCAGAGAAAGACG ACTCGGCGTTCGCTCAGAGCACCGCGGTCCTGTTGGAGAACATCGCAGACGACATGTCCAGAGACCTGCTGTCCATGCTGGTGGAGAGTGTGTCCGGGCTGGACGAGGACGGATACCGCCTGGAGGTCATCTGTGAGTCCAACAGAGCCGTGGTCACCTTCAGCAGGCCTGCAG ACGTACAGAGGTTCATCACTGCCAGTCAGACCAGCACAAAGATGCAGAGACTCGGACTGATGGCCCGGCCGCTGGAGGTGCCGAGGAGCGTCCGGGTGGAGAGTCTTCCTCCGAATGTGGTGAAAG ACATGCTGGAGCTGTACTTTGAGAAGATGTGGGTGCTGCCAGAAAGCATCACCATGATCCCAGAGGAAGGGGCCGCTGTCGTCTCCTTCACTGACCCCAAAG ttGCAGAAAGCATTTGTGTAAAAGAAGACCATGTGATGCGCTCCATCCCTATCAAGGTGTATCCGTACTCTGAGTCCCTGGCCACCGCCTTGTACGGCAAAGAACGACCAACATGGAGGACGCCTGAAGCCTTCACAGAGAGCGTCCATCATGCAGTCTGGAAATTCCTGCTGATGAAGAATCTGTCAAAAAACATCAACGACCAGATGCGTCCATACTTCTGCAGCGTGGACTTGGAGGAACCGGAGGTGAAACTCAGGCCTGTACCCGGCTTTCTGAGGCAGAGAGGTCTGACGGCGGCACAAGTCAACGACTGGCCACACAACGTCCGAGACGCCTTCTGTCAGCTAATGTCTCAATACTCAGCCTTTGAATGTCCAGTGACCCCTGCGGCATGGAAGGCTGCAGAGAAAGACGTCCGTTTGGTTGTGAGGGAAGATGCAGTCCTGGTGCTGGATGCCTCCCGGGGCATGTTGACCGTCGCTGGGCGAGCTGACGACATAAAACTGATCAGGCCTCCAGTGGAAAACCTGGTTCTACAAGCTGTGACTCATAGTGAACGGCAGACCAATGGCATCTCTGAGGTGATGAGTATGTCCCCCGCATGGTTTTACATCCTAAAGCAAGACGGGTTGCTGAAAGCTGCTTTGGACATTTCCTCTGAGATGACCCTGTCCTACGACGAAGGTCCCCAGGCGTTAACCCTCACAGGACTCCCTGCCGAAGTTTACAAGGCCAAGGCGTGGATCTTGGAGCGGAATGCAAATATGAGTAAAAAAACGCTGAGTGTCCCATCGGGTCTTCTACAGTTCCTCAAGACAGTGGATTCCATGGACATGTCCAACGACCTGTTCACATCTCAAGGCATCTGTGCTATCTACATCATTGAGAGCAAAGAGGTGTTACTGCTGGGCACTTCCAGCAGAGTCCTCGCAGACGCAGAGAGCAAGATGAAGGAGGCGTTGTCCTTCCAGGTCCTGAATGTGGAAGACCAGGAAGTTGTGAAACTTCACAGCTGGGGGgacctgaagcagcagctgctggactcCTACAACTACCCAAAGAAGACAACAGTCACCATTCAGGAGAACCCAGAGGACAAAGTGACTGTGGCCGGCTTCCAGAATCCAGTCAAAGAGGTCAGCCATAGTTTGAGGGAGTTCATCATGAACTACTCACGATTTCAAGACAGCCTCCGAGTTGAGTCCTGTGCTGTGGCTCAGTTCattgacaggaggaggacacaggaCTGCTCCAGAATTTCTAAAGATCATGAAGTGTCCGTCCATTTTGATTCTGAGAGGCCAAGAATTGTCCTCGCGGGGGCTCGTCTTCATGTCCAGAGAGCCAAATCCTGCTTCCAGGACCTGGTCAGTGCCCTCCACACTGACACGTTGACTGTTGATAAGCCTGGAGCTAAGAAGTATTTCCAGGCTGATGGAAGCCTCCTGCTGTCTACAATCCTGACAGACTTCAGCTGTGTGGTGGTGCTGCGCCCAGAAAtgcaagaggaagaggaggaagagaactTTGAGGAAGAAAGAACCCTCTGTTACTGCAAAGTGCAGACCAGCAGTGGAGTGCTGATTTCAGTCAGCAAAGCAGACATCTGCAGCCTCCGTGTGGACGCTGTGGTCAATGCAGCAAACGAGGACTTAAAGCACATTGGAGGCGTCGCGTTAGCGTTGCTCAGCGCCGCCGGCCCACAGCTGCAGACAGCCAGCAACGACTACGTGGCCAGGAATGGACGTCTGAGCCCAGGAGAGGCCACCGTCACTGATGCTTTTAACCTGCCCTGCAAATATGTGGTCCACGCGGTTGGCCCGCGCTTCTCACAGTTTGACAAGATGGCGTCGGTGTCGCTCCTCAAGATGGCGGTTAAAGAAAGCCTAAAACAGGCAGGCTCTGTCCGCTGCTCCACCGTCGCCCTGCCGGCCATCAGTTCTGGAGTGTTCGGGTTTCCTGTGGACCTCTGTGCAGACGCCATCGCCCAGGCTGTCCGTGAGTACTGTGACGGACCTCGGGGTCCGGGGTCGCTAACAGAGATCCACCTGGTGGACAACAATGACAACACCAGCAGAGTCTTGGCTGCCGCCATTAACACAGGGTTCTTTGATCTCGGTCCTACCATGACGGTCCCTCAGCAGGACGCCGGCAGAGCCTCCTCAGG CAGTTTTCAGGGAGGTCGGGGCAAAGGTCGAGGTCAGAGCCAGCCATCCAGGTGTCAGTTTGTTAAAAGAcgaggaaaaggaggaagaggagctggagctcaTGAACATCAGCAGAGTATCGGGGGAGGTCAGAGCCCCAGGAGAAACACCAGGCACACAGG gccAGCAAGGATTGAGGAGACCACAGCTGAGGGGCTGACGATCGTCCTCTGTCAGGGGAACATTCAGGAGCAGACT ACTGACGTCATCGTTAACACCATCGCAGAAAACATGAACCTGGACCAGGGAGCCGTCTCCAAGGCGCTGCTGGAAGCGGCGGGACCCAGCCTGCAGCTGGCTGTCCGCTCTGCAGCTGGAGTGGCCTCTCTGCAGCAGGGAGAGGTCGTCATCACCGACGGCTGCAAACTGGCCTGTCACAAAGTCTTTCATGCTGTCTGCCCTTTTTGGGACAACGGACGCGGCCAGGCCGAGAAG gGGTTGATGACCATCATCAGATACTGTCTGAAGGAGGCGGAGAAGCTGCAGATGGCGTCGCTGTCCTTCCCGGCCATCGGTACAGGAAACCTGAGCTTCCCCAGAGACGTGGTGTCCAGGGTGCTGCTGACGGAGGTCCGCTCATTCAGCCGCAGATCCCCGCGCTGTCTGAGGGAGGTGGTCATCGTCGTCCACGCCAGCGACAGCCACACTGTGGAT TGTTTCAGCAGAGAGTTCAAAGGTCAGACCGTCCCAAGGAGCTCCCAGCATGAAGCAGCAGGTCAGCCGCCacccagccaatcacagcgctCCGTGG cctACTTCGGCCCTGTGTTGTCCCCCTCCCTCGGCGTGTACCAGATGCAGATGGGTCAGCTCACCCTGGAGGTGTCGTCAGGTGACATCACCAAGGAgaccagtgatgtcattgtcaATTCATCCAATCAGGACTTCAGCCTGAAATTAG gTGTGTCGAAGGCGATCCTAGACGGCGCCGGACTGATGGTTGAACTGGAGTGTGCACAGATTG TGAACGCTCCTGGTTATCAGCCGCGGGCAATGATCATGACGTCTGGCGGCCAGCTGCCCTGCAGGAGCATCATCCACGCCGTGGGCCAGAAGGACCCTGCAAAGATCAAAGAGCTGGTTTACAGCGTGCTGACGGTCTGCGAGGACAACAAGGCCCCCTCTGTCTCATTCCCAGCTCTGGggacag GTCAGGGAGGGGCCAGTCCGTCTGCAGTGGCAAACGCCATGGTGGAGGCGGTGGTGGAGTTTGTGAGGAAGAAGCAGCCGAGGTTCACCCGCATTGTGAAGATCCTGATCTTCCAGACCACCATGATGGCGGAATTCCACAGGAGCATGAAGAGCaggcagggggaggaggtggaggagaagagcaTCTTCGCCAAGTTCAAAG ACTCGGTCACGTCTTTTTTTGAGGGACGCATGGAGGAGCAGCCCGGCGCCGATGACTTAGTTCTGGAGAGGGAGGAGTTTGAGCCCACCGTGTTTGAACTGTGcgccaacaacaacaag GCTGTGAGTCAGGCCAAGCAAAGGATCCAAGATCTGATTGTGCGCGAGCAGGCGGAGAGAACCATTCCAGGGCCGTACATCGGGCAGCTGTCACAGGCCGACATCAAGGAGCTCAACGCCCTGCAGGGGAAACTGACGGTCAACATCCGCCTGGACAGAGGACAGGACCAGGAGCCCAGGATCCACATGGAGGGTCTGACCAGGGACGTTCTCACTGCTGAGGCGGCCGTcag GGACATCATCCACAgggtggagaggaaggagaaccTGAGGAGCAAGGCCCTGCTCCTGGGTGGACTGGTAGAGTGGCAGTTTGAGCACCACGGCGGGGTGATGGTTCCCTTCGACATGTACAACAACCTCAGCCTGGAGGAGGCTCTGGAGAAAAAACAAAGTGTGAagatcaacatcaacaaccaaGCGTTCATCGCCGAACCCGCCCACAAGAAAGCTCGCTCAGCTGACGGCCGCACGAAGGTGCAGCTGCTGAGGAGGGAGGTGAAGG CAGATGACGGCGCtctgccgccacactgggacgACATGAAAGGAGCCATCGTCAAGCTGTTTACTGTGGCCCCACAATCACAGGAGTACAACGAGGTGGAGCAGGAACTCACAAAGACCGGGCTCTCCGTCAGCATCATCAGC ATCGAACGGGTTCAGAACACAACGCTGTGGAAGAGCTACCAGCTGCTGAAGCAACAGCTGGAGGCGAagaaccaacacacacacaacgaaAAGCTGCTGTTCCACGGCACCGGAGCCAAGTCCATCGATCTGATCAACAACAAGGGCTTCAACCGCAGCTACGCCGGAGCGCACG GTGCCATGTACGGTAACGGCTCCTACTTTGCTGTGGACCCCAGCTACTCAGCCCAGCGCTATGCCACAGTGGACCAGCAGGGGCGTAGGCGCATGTACCAGGCCAGGGTTCTGGTTGGAGACTACACCAATGGAAAAAGTGGCTTGATCACTCCTCCCTCTAAGTCTGGCGTTGCTGCCGACCTGTACGACAGCGTCACCGATAACACTGCTAATCCCAACATGTTTGTTGTCTTCAATGACATCCAGGCGTACCCAGAGTACCTCATCACGTTTACCTGa
- the LOC114440734 gene encoding protein mono-ADP-ribosyltransferase PARP14-like isoform X2, whose amino-acid sequence MEECPPVTVRGDWTPVQSKTLKNKLQLYFQSRKKSGGGDCRVEVQDGGRAAVYFLSEEVRQRVLDRKHHELLLDNQTVPLQLSPAASSSSGDASDSPADSKSQKSQVGPEHESGAEKDDSAFAQSTAVLLENIADDMSRDLLSMLVESVSGLDEDGYRLEVICESNRAVVTFSRPADVQRFITASQTSTKMQRLGLMARPLEVPRSVRVESLPPNVVKDMLELYFEKMWVLPESITMIPEEGAAVVSFTDPKVAESICVKEDHVMRSIPIKVYPYSESLATALYGKERPTWRTPEAFTESVHHAVWKFLLMKNLSKNINDQMRPYFCSVDLEEPEVKLRPVPGFLRQRGLTAAQVNDWPHNVRDAFCQLMSQYSAFECPVTPAAWKAAEKDVRLVVREDAVLVLDASRGMLTVAGRADDIKLIRPPVENLVLQAVTHSERQTNGISEVMSMSPAWFYILKQDGLLKAALDISSEMTLSYDEGPQALTLTGLPAEVYKAKAWILERNANMSKKTLSVPSGLLQFLKTVDSMDMSNDLFTSQGICAIYIIESKEVLLLGTSSRVLADAESKMKEALSFQVLNVEDQEVVKLHSWGDLKQQLLDSYNYPKKTTVTIQENPEDKVTVAGFQNPVKEVSHSLREFIMNYSRFQDSLRVESCAVAQFIDRRRTQDCSRISKDHEVSVHFDSERPRIVLAGARLHVQRAKSCFQDLVSALHTDTLTVDKPGAKKYFQADGSLLLSTILTDFSCVVVLRPEMQEEEEEENFEEERTLCYCKVQTSSGVLISVSKADICSLRVDAVVNAANEDLKHIGGVALALLSAAGPQLQTASNDYVARNGRLSPGEATVTDAFNLPCKYVVHAVGPRFSQFDKMASVSLLKMAVKESLKQAGSVRCSTVALPAISSGVFGFPVDLCADAIAQAVREYCDGPRGPGSLTEIHLVDNNDNTSRVLAAAINTGFFDLGPTMTVPQQDAGRASSGSFQGGRGKGRGQSQPSRCQFVKRRGKGGRGAGAHEHQQSIGGGQSPRRNTRHTGPARIEETTAEGLTIVLCQGNIQEQTTDVIVNTIAENMNLDQGAVSKALLEAAGPSLQLAVRSAAGVASLQQGEVVITDGCKLACHKVFHAVCPFWDNGRGQAEKGLMTIIRYCLKEAEKLQMASLSFPAIGTGNLSFPRDVVSRVLLTEVRSFSRRSPRCLREVVIVVHASDSHTVDCFSREFKGQTVPRSSQHEAAGQPPPSQSQRSVAYFGPVLSPSLGVYQMQMGQLTLEVSSGDITKETSDVIVNSSNQDFSLKLGVSKAILDGAGLMVELECAQIVNAPGYQPRAMIMTSGGQLPCRSIIHAVGQKDPAKIKELVYSVLTVCEDNKAPSVSFPALGTGQGGASPSAVANAMVEAVVEFVRKKQPRFTRIVKILIFQTTMMAEFHRSMKSRQGEEVEEKSIFAKFKDSVTSFFEGRMEEQPGADDLVLEREEFEPTVFELCANNNKAVSQAKQRIQDLIVREQAERTIPGPYIGQLSQADIKELNALQGKLTVNIRLDRGQDQEPRIHMEGLTRDVLTAEAAVRDIIHRVERKENLRSKALLLGGLVEWQFEHHGGVMVPFDMYNNLSLEEALEKKQSVKININNQAFIAEPAHKKARSADGRTKVQLLRREVKDDGALPPHWDDMKGAIVKLFTVAPQSQEYNEVEQELTKTGLSVSIISIERVQNTTLWKSYQLLKQQLEAKNQHTHNEKLLFHGTGAKSIDLINNKGFNRSYAGAHGAMYGNGSYFAVDPSYSAQRYATVDQQGRRRMYQARVLVGDYTNGKSGLITPPSKSGVAADLYDSVTDNTANPNMFVVFNDIQAYPEYLITFT is encoded by the exons ATGGAGGAATGTCCGCCGGTGACCGTGCGGGGGGACTGGACTCCGGTTCAGTCCAAAACCCTGAAGAACAAACTGCAGCTTTACTTCCAGAGCAGGAAGAAGTCCGGCGGAGGAGACTGCCGGGTGGAGGTGCAGGACGGAGGCAGAGCCGCAGTGTACTTCCTGTCAGAGGAGg tgaggCAGCGAGTCCTGGACAGGAAACATCATGAACTCCTGCTGGACAATCAGACCGTCCCCCTGCAGCTGAGTCCTGCAGCA agCTCCTCCAGCGGTGACGCCTCAG ACTCGCCGGCTGATTCAAAGTCTCAGAAGTCTCAAGTTGGACCTGAACATGAAAGTGGTGCAGAGAAAGACG ACTCGGCGTTCGCTCAGAGCACCGCGGTCCTGTTGGAGAACATCGCAGACGACATGTCCAGAGACCTGCTGTCCATGCTGGTGGAGAGTGTGTCCGGGCTGGACGAGGACGGATACCGCCTGGAGGTCATCTGTGAGTCCAACAGAGCCGTGGTCACCTTCAGCAGGCCTGCAG ACGTACAGAGGTTCATCACTGCCAGTCAGACCAGCACAAAGATGCAGAGACTCGGACTGATGGCCCGGCCGCTGGAGGTGCCGAGGAGCGTCCGGGTGGAGAGTCTTCCTCCGAATGTGGTGAAAG ACATGCTGGAGCTGTACTTTGAGAAGATGTGGGTGCTGCCAGAAAGCATCACCATGATCCCAGAGGAAGGGGCCGCTGTCGTCTCCTTCACTGACCCCAAAG ttGCAGAAAGCATTTGTGTAAAAGAAGACCATGTGATGCGCTCCATCCCTATCAAGGTGTATCCGTACTCTGAGTCCCTGGCCACCGCCTTGTACGGCAAAGAACGACCAACATGGAGGACGCCTGAAGCCTTCACAGAGAGCGTCCATCATGCAGTCTGGAAATTCCTGCTGATGAAGAATCTGTCAAAAAACATCAACGACCAGATGCGTCCATACTTCTGCAGCGTGGACTTGGAGGAACCGGAGGTGAAACTCAGGCCTGTACCCGGCTTTCTGAGGCAGAGAGGTCTGACGGCGGCACAAGTCAACGACTGGCCACACAACGTCCGAGACGCCTTCTGTCAGCTAATGTCTCAATACTCAGCCTTTGAATGTCCAGTGACCCCTGCGGCATGGAAGGCTGCAGAGAAAGACGTCCGTTTGGTTGTGAGGGAAGATGCAGTCCTGGTGCTGGATGCCTCCCGGGGCATGTTGACCGTCGCTGGGCGAGCTGACGACATAAAACTGATCAGGCCTCCAGTGGAAAACCTGGTTCTACAAGCTGTGACTCATAGTGAACGGCAGACCAATGGCATCTCTGAGGTGATGAGTATGTCCCCCGCATGGTTTTACATCCTAAAGCAAGACGGGTTGCTGAAAGCTGCTTTGGACATTTCCTCTGAGATGACCCTGTCCTACGACGAAGGTCCCCAGGCGTTAACCCTCACAGGACTCCCTGCCGAAGTTTACAAGGCCAAGGCGTGGATCTTGGAGCGGAATGCAAATATGAGTAAAAAAACGCTGAGTGTCCCATCGGGTCTTCTACAGTTCCTCAAGACAGTGGATTCCATGGACATGTCCAACGACCTGTTCACATCTCAAGGCATCTGTGCTATCTACATCATTGAGAGCAAAGAGGTGTTACTGCTGGGCACTTCCAGCAGAGTCCTCGCAGACGCAGAGAGCAAGATGAAGGAGGCGTTGTCCTTCCAGGTCCTGAATGTGGAAGACCAGGAAGTTGTGAAACTTCACAGCTGGGGGgacctgaagcagcagctgctggactcCTACAACTACCCAAAGAAGACAACAGTCACCATTCAGGAGAACCCAGAGGACAAAGTGACTGTGGCCGGCTTCCAGAATCCAGTCAAAGAGGTCAGCCATAGTTTGAGGGAGTTCATCATGAACTACTCACGATTTCAAGACAGCCTCCGAGTTGAGTCCTGTGCTGTGGCTCAGTTCattgacaggaggaggacacaggaCTGCTCCAGAATTTCTAAAGATCATGAAGTGTCCGTCCATTTTGATTCTGAGAGGCCAAGAATTGTCCTCGCGGGGGCTCGTCTTCATGTCCAGAGAGCCAAATCCTGCTTCCAGGACCTGGTCAGTGCCCTCCACACTGACACGTTGACTGTTGATAAGCCTGGAGCTAAGAAGTATTTCCAGGCTGATGGAAGCCTCCTGCTGTCTACAATCCTGACAGACTTCAGCTGTGTGGTGGTGCTGCGCCCAGAAAtgcaagaggaagaggaggaagagaactTTGAGGAAGAAAGAACCCTCTGTTACTGCAAAGTGCAGACCAGCAGTGGAGTGCTGATTTCAGTCAGCAAAGCAGACATCTGCAGCCTCCGTGTGGACGCTGTGGTCAATGCAGCAAACGAGGACTTAAAGCACATTGGAGGCGTCGCGTTAGCGTTGCTCAGCGCCGCCGGCCCACAGCTGCAGACAGCCAGCAACGACTACGTGGCCAGGAATGGACGTCTGAGCCCAGGAGAGGCCACCGTCACTGATGCTTTTAACCTGCCCTGCAAATATGTGGTCCACGCGGTTGGCCCGCGCTTCTCACAGTTTGACAAGATGGCGTCGGTGTCGCTCCTCAAGATGGCGGTTAAAGAAAGCCTAAAACAGGCAGGCTCTGTCCGCTGCTCCACCGTCGCCCTGCCGGCCATCAGTTCTGGAGTGTTCGGGTTTCCTGTGGACCTCTGTGCAGACGCCATCGCCCAGGCTGTCCGTGAGTACTGTGACGGACCTCGGGGTCCGGGGTCGCTAACAGAGATCCACCTGGTGGACAACAATGACAACACCAGCAGAGTCTTGGCTGCCGCCATTAACACAGGGTTCTTTGATCTCGGTCCTACCATGACGGTCCCTCAGCAGGACGCCGGCAGAGCCTCCTCAGG CAGTTTTCAGGGAGGTCGGGGCAAAGGTCGAGGTCAGAGCCAGCCATCCAGGTGTCAGTTTGTTAAAAGAcgaggaaaaggaggaagaggagctggagctcaTGAACATCAGCAGAGTATCGGGGGAGGTCAGAGCCCCAGGAGAAACACCAGGCACACAGG gccAGCAAGGATTGAGGAGACCACAGCTGAGGGGCTGACGATCGTCCTCTGTCAGGGGAACATTCAGGAGCAGACT ACTGACGTCATCGTTAACACCATCGCAGAAAACATGAACCTGGACCAGGGAGCCGTCTCCAAGGCGCTGCTGGAAGCGGCGGGACCCAGCCTGCAGCTGGCTGTCCGCTCTGCAGCTGGAGTGGCCTCTCTGCAGCAGGGAGAGGTCGTCATCACCGACGGCTGCAAACTGGCCTGTCACAAAGTCTTTCATGCTGTCTGCCCTTTTTGGGACAACGGACGCGGCCAGGCCGAGAAG gGGTTGATGACCATCATCAGATACTGTCTGAAGGAGGCGGAGAAGCTGCAGATGGCGTCGCTGTCCTTCCCGGCCATCGGTACAGGAAACCTGAGCTTCCCCAGAGACGTGGTGTCCAGGGTGCTGCTGACGGAGGTCCGCTCATTCAGCCGCAGATCCCCGCGCTGTCTGAGGGAGGTGGTCATCGTCGTCCACGCCAGCGACAGCCACACTGTGGAT TGTTTCAGCAGAGAGTTCAAAGGTCAGACCGTCCCAAGGAGCTCCCAGCATGAAGCAGCAGGTCAGCCGCCacccagccaatcacagcgctCCGTGG cctACTTCGGCCCTGTGTTGTCCCCCTCCCTCGGCGTGTACCAGATGCAGATGGGTCAGCTCACCCTGGAGGTGTCGTCAGGTGACATCACCAAGGAgaccagtgatgtcattgtcaATTCATCCAATCAGGACTTCAGCCTGAAATTAG gTGTGTCGAAGGCGATCCTAGACGGCGCCGGACTGATGGTTGAACTGGAGTGTGCACAGATTG TGAACGCTCCTGGTTATCAGCCGCGGGCAATGATCATGACGTCTGGCGGCCAGCTGCCCTGCAGGAGCATCATCCACGCCGTGGGCCAGAAGGACCCTGCAAAGATCAAAGAGCTGGTTTACAGCGTGCTGACGGTCTGCGAGGACAACAAGGCCCCCTCTGTCTCATTCCCAGCTCTGGggacag GTCAGGGAGGGGCCAGTCCGTCTGCAGTGGCAAACGCCATGGTGGAGGCGGTGGTGGAGTTTGTGAGGAAGAAGCAGCCGAGGTTCACCCGCATTGTGAAGATCCTGATCTTCCAGACCACCATGATGGCGGAATTCCACAGGAGCATGAAGAGCaggcagggggaggaggtggaggagaagagcaTCTTCGCCAAGTTCAAAG ACTCGGTCACGTCTTTTTTTGAGGGACGCATGGAGGAGCAGCCCGGCGCCGATGACTTAGTTCTGGAGAGGGAGGAGTTTGAGCCCACCGTGTTTGAACTGTGcgccaacaacaacaag GCTGTGAGTCAGGCCAAGCAAAGGATCCAAGATCTGATTGTGCGCGAGCAGGCGGAGAGAACCATTCCAGGGCCGTACATCGGGCAGCTGTCACAGGCCGACATCAAGGAGCTCAACGCCCTGCAGGGGAAACTGACGGTCAACATCCGCCTGGACAGAGGACAGGACCAGGAGCCCAGGATCCACATGGAGGGTCTGACCAGGGACGTTCTCACTGCTGAGGCGGCCGTcag GGACATCATCCACAgggtggagaggaaggagaaccTGAGGAGCAAGGCCCTGCTCCTGGGTGGACTGGTAGAGTGGCAGTTTGAGCACCACGGCGGGGTGATGGTTCCCTTCGACATGTACAACAACCTCAGCCTGGAGGAGGCTCTGGAGAAAAAACAAAGTGTGAagatcaacatcaacaaccaaGCGTTCATCGCCGAACCCGCCCACAAGAAAGCTCGCTCAGCTGACGGCCGCACGAAGGTGCAGCTGCTGAGGAGGGAGGTGAAGG ATGACGGCGCtctgccgccacactgggacgACATGAAAGGAGCCATCGTCAAGCTGTTTACTGTGGCCCCACAATCACAGGAGTACAACGAGGTGGAGCAGGAACTCACAAAGACCGGGCTCTCCGTCAGCATCATCAGC ATCGAACGGGTTCAGAACACAACGCTGTGGAAGAGCTACCAGCTGCTGAAGCAACAGCTGGAGGCGAagaaccaacacacacacaacgaaAAGCTGCTGTTCCACGGCACCGGAGCCAAGTCCATCGATCTGATCAACAACAAGGGCTTCAACCGCAGCTACGCCGGAGCGCACG GTGCCATGTACGGTAACGGCTCCTACTTTGCTGTGGACCCCAGCTACTCAGCCCAGCGCTATGCCACAGTGGACCAGCAGGGGCGTAGGCGCATGTACCAGGCCAGGGTTCTGGTTGGAGACTACACCAATGGAAAAAGTGGCTTGATCACTCCTCCCTCTAAGTCTGGCGTTGCTGCCGACCTGTACGACAGCGTCACCGATAACACTGCTAATCCCAACATGTTTGTTGTCTTCAATGACATCCAGGCGTACCCAGAGTACCTCATCACGTTTACCTGa